Part of the Aureitalea marina genome, TCAATAATGAAAACTAAAGAGCAAGCACGAGTTAGTTCGAACAGGATGATGACCCTCGATCAATACAAGGACAAGCAACTTGGTCTCCCAGGTAGCCCTACCCGTGACCAATATGAATTTGATCTGAAGGTAAAGGTCATGGGTGATATGATCAAGGCAGTTCGAAAAGAACGTGGCCTGACCCAACAGCAACTTGGAGAATTAATTGGGGTACAAAAAGCCCAGATCTCCCGTTTAGAAAGGAACACCAAGAATATCACAGTTGGAACTATATTGAAAGTCTTTCAAGCCCTTCAGGCACAAATCAGATTTACCGTTCAACTCGAATCATAAAAACCTCGGCGGGATCACCCGGCCGCCATCGCCAAAGACAATATCGAAGGAGAGAATGATCTCGTGGGAAGCGCCACCCACATTGCTCAACGGAGAGACCACCGCATCATAGGCGTAGCCGATTCGCATCATGTCAGAAACCCAAATACCCACAAGGCCAGAGAAAGAATCTCCCAATCGATAGGACACCCCACCTTCAACTGTATTTACAATTAAGACATTCATATTGATGTCGAAGGTCCAGGGAGATCGAAAGGTTCCTTTTAGCATGGCCGATGGCCTTAGGGAAAGATCATCAGAGACCACCAGCAGATAACCTCCAGCGATAAACATATGGTTGCGCTCATTGCCGTATTTCAGGCCGTTCTCGTCCAGGTGGACCGAGGTCAGCAAATTGGGTACAGACAGGGAGATAAAATAGTCTGAGGTATAGTAATAAGCCCCAATTCCGAAATTCGGATATACTTTGCTAATATCCTGGCTAAAGAAAGGATCA contains:
- a CDS encoding helix-turn-helix domain-containing protein; translated protein: MKTKEQARVSSNRMMTLDQYKDKQLGLPGSPTRDQYEFDLKVKVMGDMIKAVRKERGLTQQQLGELIGVQKAQISRLERNTKNITVGTILKVFQALQAQIRFTVQLES
- a CDS encoding PorP/SprF family type IX secretion system membrane protein, translated to MPSAVLFCIKHISVPLRCLYLLALVSVSTFAQQDPHYTQYRYNLSVVNPAYAGSQGLLNANLLYRNQWSGLEGAPETYTFSAHSPFGEESGLGLSAIRDRLGPVQETNVYADYSYTLQFGRDQYLALGLKAGATFHDVGLTELDVVDPLDPFFSQDISKVYPNFGIGAYYYTSDYFISLSVPNLLTSVHLDENGLKYGNERNHMFIAGGYLLVVSDDLSLRPSAMLKGTFRSPWTFDINMNVLIVNTVEGGVSYRLGDSFSGLVGIWVSDMMRIGYAYDAVVSPLSNVGGASHEIILSFDIVFGDGGRVIPPRFL